A region of the Cucurbita pepo subsp. pepo cultivar mu-cu-16 chromosome LG14, ASM280686v2, whole genome shotgun sequence genome:
TAACAAGCCTTGTTTCTAATAGAAACACTAACCTTTCATTAGCAGtaaacatgatgatgatgatgatgatacaCCAACCTATAAATTACACCCACCTTTACAATAAGGACTGATTTTGAGAGATTTCTTGTATGTTAAGACGAATCCCAGGGCCAACTCTTAGTCTCATGTTTCCACCTCTTGAGCTACCTGTTTTCCATCCTTCTCGGTGTTGGCGTtgccatcttcttcttctgcttcgtCTGCCAGTTTCGTAAGCTCTTCTTGGATCATAAGTTTTATCGACGACTTTTGGGGCGTGAGATCTGTCTTGAATTGCCGAGCTGAGAAATCACAGGCAGATTAAAGGCAGCCTTTTTCGATACTTATAAGATcgaaaaaatttaatagtcCTAGAAACACATATCTAGTTACGTTTAAAATGGCTACTCACAGAAGGTATAATGATTTGTACTATTTATTGTAAGGATTAAATGCAGCACTTGTAAATTGTGAACTCAACAAACCACAAAAATATCCAAATAGACAAGAAATGTACCAAGTTGCTTCAGAATGTCGGTGAAGGTGGCCTGcgtgagaaaaaaataagctATTTAGAACCATAACTATCGCCTAACCACCTTCCTTTTGTGAAGGCtttttggtttcttcaattGCAGAAAACTCAATACAAACAAGTGAATATGCATGTACTGCTACAGCTTTAAAAGTCATAATATGTTGCATAGCACAAAAAAGAATCTAATAGCTCATCTATGCATCGCATGAGAAGAGACGATCGAGTGACTGTTAATTCTTGTAAAAACATGAACATGATAGCAGTTCAGAACAAATATCAATACAGTAGTCAATATGATTACAATGACACTTACTGTAGTGAAGTCGACTACTTTAAGAATTTCACATATTGCTTCCCTGAGCTCATCGTCGCTTGGCCTTGTTTTCTCCTCCTTGGTTTTGTCCTTCCCTTTAATAATCTTTTTCCCTAAACATACAACggtttaaataatgaaatttagaTCGCAGCTTCCGTCATCTCTTTCGGTCCCAAACAGATTAATGTAATACCAGAAAATTTGGAGTATCCCAGACAAGAAAAGAATGGAACAAAAGAAGATAAGAATTGAATGAGATATGAAAGATACCAGGCTTCTCCTTGGCAGCAGATTTTGATGGAGTTGAGGCCTTGCTTACTTTTTCACTATTCTTTTTCCTAGAGAATACCTTTGGACTAGCATCACTATCATCAACCTTAGCAAGACTTGACGATGTCCTCTTTGCTGTCAATTTTGCTGAATCAGATTTATTGGAGCCTCTAGCTTTCTTGCTTCTTGCTTTTCTTACAGATCCCCTCTTTCTAGATGAACTTTTTGAACTagatttgggtttttcttccTCAGATTCATCAGTTGGGTCATTGATATCTTCACTTTTTGGCTGCTCGGACATTTCATCATCGGATTTTTCCGTgatttcattctcattttccttgtcattttcttcttctgcttccttttcttctaacTCGTCATCTTCATCACTTGAATTTTTTGTCAGCTCAGATCTTGCAgtatttcccctttttctaCGACTCTACACTCAAcccagaaaataaaataaagtaaaaaaccTATACGTTTAGATAAACTATCGCAAACTAAAGATTTTGAGTTGTGATTAGCAAAGTGAGGTCTCGGGAGACCTCTTGTATTAAcataaacaaaggaaaagaatacAGCACTCCAAGCACACTACGAGAGGCCAAGTACTCTTCCCTATCTTTCCTTAGAGGTCTGCCCTTCTAACAGACatctatgtttttttagaaacAATAAATGCCTAGAGGACTTCTATTATGTATGCTGCTAAATAAAAAACGAGCCTCATAGTCGCGCACACAAGAAGCAATATGTGAGAtaattgcttcaaatctaGGCCGACCACAAGGACCATTGGTCAGGGCTGGAGGAATGGTCATTAGATCGACTCAAACACACCTAGGAACCAGCATCTAAACAAGCTTGAATGTTCTTTAAATCATAAACTACAGAACTACCGCATAGGAGGTCAGATAATCATGAGATAGTTAAAACTCCCATGAGTAAACTAAGGATAACTTTAGGATTCTAGCAGGGAATCATTTACTCTTAagcaaatttggaagaaaactaattaaaaacttCATCCAAAAGCACTTTCGATATAAATCTTTTTATCTATTCTTAGAATTTCTCAAACTATTGTGATTactgaaattttttaattagttaaatgcattcattgaaattttaaccATGCActactaatttttaaaaatacacttTAGTCTTCcataagtattttaaaaagcaGACCAAACACacctaattaaattattttctcagAATCCTGAAGACAAAGATGTCAATGGCAACATGTGATAAAGAGGGCTCATTTCAAATgctttaaatttcaattatttatggCCAGACACTAACCAGCaataattttccaaaattttgaaatgcaAGGAGAGTAagtattaaaacaaataatttgctttaaaaataagaaatacggaaaacaaaagagaaaccAAGAGATATTTTCATGAAGAACAACATAGCTCAGCAACTTCCTCAGAATCAGAGGAAAATGCAAAGACACCGTCTACCTTCTACTGAAGATAAAGACACAACAGGAAAATGCAAAGACAAAAACTAGTTCCAGAAATGGATGTTGCAcgtatgatataatataaggGTCAAGATGGATAAAAACAGGGCCTAGAAGTAAATCACCAATTATACTCTCAGAGAGATAAGAATGTCACCTTTGGTGGATGTTTTGAACTATTGTCTCCAGGAGTTGACATTTCTCCTTTTACCGCCCGTTTACGCTTTTTACCATTGCTCGACTGTAATGCACAAGATAATTTAAGAAACTAGATCCAGATTTTAGTAAATATAAGGAAACATTCGATTGGGAAAACTTTCTTTCGCAATCAGGAAGGGAAAAAatcaccttttctttttctgtgaGAACAGTAGTTGTAGCATGAGGAGCTATTAAAAATTCTATAAGCTTGCCAACAATATCTTCCTGAatcaatttagaaaattaacaTCAGACTAATGCAACGGAAAGAATATATATGCATTctatatttgaaaaagaaaaccaaacctTTGAGTTTCAACGTTAAAAATCTCCCCAACAAAAACCTTCTCCCCcaaataccatttataagaacAATGCCAACACAATATTTCCTTCTAgcaacaaaacaagaaacaattttACTTTGATTTGTAATAGAGTATTCATTTGTCCACGTTTTTTTAACTTTGTGAGTTTAGGTGCTATTTGAAAGTTGCAATTACTTACTAAATCAATGCAAGCATTGTTAGGTTAGCTAAAAGTCGTTACCATGGACGGCCTCATAGTAGATAAATTATCCAAGGCACATTATAGAACGAAAGTTCAGTACACGAACAATAAGTGATGATTGCATATGATATTGGCAAAGAATGATCCAATTTGAAATAAATCCTCATTATTAGGAtgcaaattttaatgaaaatgcaGTTGTTTGATTATTAGGATTTGACCATGTATTAGATCTGAACTTTTCATACTCATTCTATGAACTGTGTAGAGAAAACTGTCCCAAACGCAGACTTAGGAATGTAAGTACAGCAACAAAGATTACCGAACAGACCTTCCTTGTGGTAGCCTTCACAACAGGAATGTCCAGCACATCACACAATTCCAATAATTTCTCTTTATTACACTTGTCAATTTTTTCTCTGACTTTggtcttttgtttttcctgCAAAGAAAATGAACTTGCATGATAAAATCTCAGCAAGATAGTGCCTTCACCACCTGATGATTGTACAGGTAACATGTGAAACAACAAATAGTGTGTGCGGAATAACTTATGGGGAAAAAATGctttttaaacaaaatcaattttccttgaataatttaaagtgGGTTTAGCATAGCTTGTTGAATGTTTATAGATGATCAAAAgtgttctttaaaaaaatcttaaaaaataatcacttCAAAAAACATGGATTAGTATAAAAGCTATTTGTGAAGAAACTcttgagagagagatagattatccaaaaatttcttatattcTAACTGAGAATCTTCAAAACatgcagaaagaaaaaaaggacaTAGTTAGAATGAATATAAACACTTTCGAATATAGTGAAGCAAATATTTATTGATGAAATCATCTATAAGAAAATGTAAGCgataaaaaacatttttattgaaaatatttttgaatatgTGCTTAATCTATAAGGTTCTAAACAGACCCCATGTTCAAAAAATCGAAACTTCTGCTAAAGATTTGTAGGCCTGATAGATGACTGATTACTCCCAGATATACATCTTATACTGGTAGCAAATACAATAGTTTACCTCATCTCCATGCCACACAAAACCTGAAAACCTGGATATGTTGCTCTTAATCTGAAATGCCTGGACGAAAGGGGGAATAAAGAAAGCAACAGATATTAGATGCAAATACTCCATAACTACATTCTCAAGAAGGCATAAACCAGACATTGGAAACACAAAAAGGTACTGCGCATTAGCACTTAACAGTATGCATGTGCACCTTCAGGAATCACTCACCACAGAACTAAACGATTAACCTATGAGAAAACCACTTAATCATAAGTTACCTTTCCTCTCCTTCCAAATATAATTGAATGAAGCAGCCTGAAGGTGTCATCAGCCTTTTTCCTTGACAATTTGAATGCCACTAAAACAAAAAGGCTTCTTTTTCAGAGttcatttatcatatatatatatatatatatataattcatcaTGCCAATAAAAAAGTAGCATATGCAGGAagcaaaataaaagatgaCTTGGGTCAGAAAACATTTTAAGGGCTTCATTACTTCGGTTGTTATGTCAGAAAACAATCCAAGGCctggaaaaataaattatgcgcatactttaaatttgagatctcacatcggttggaaaggagaacgaaacattcttaataaggtgtggaaacctctccctagcagacgcgttttaaaaaccttgaggggaagcacgaaaaggaaagcccaaagaggacaatatctactagcggtgggcttgggttgttacattaaaaatggtaacttttctcttttgataGATAGAAAGGAAAGGATAAAGACTTGACAATTTATGCTTCAAAGAAATCTGGGCAagaaataaagtaaattttaaacCACAGTAAACAATACACCGTCATAAACATGTTGGAGAGAactatataaaagaaaaatgggatGCATAACAACATAGTGGAagattgttttaaaatgcatagcATACCATTGGGTATATCCTTAAGTGGAGTACCACGGCCCTACAGtttccaacaaaaagaaatagaatcaGTCCTCTAAAAACATACCAAACATTCCAGAAAGgccaaacaaaatataataccTTTTCAATCTGGAATTCCTTCACAGCATGTCTTTCAATTGATGCCACCAACCTTTCAACTGATTTGCGCTCACGTACAGGGCGATCAATAATGGGAGTCCTTATTTCTGCCTCCTCCTTTTCATCCTCTTGGTTCTTTCCCTTTGATTTAACCACactcattctctttcttcttttatttggtttCCCCTCGTTGGGATCTTTATCCTTCAATTCCTTGTCATCCTCTTCCATTTGGCTATCAACCTTCTCTACCTTATCTTTGGTATCCTCAGTTTCAGTTTTGGCATCCTCAGTGTTGTCATCTTTGGCATCCTCAGTTTTTTCATCCATGGCATTCTCAGGTCCTTCATCTTTGGCATCCTCGGTTCTTTCATCTTTGGCATCCTCAGTTACTTCATCTTTGACATCCTCATTCTCTCCATCTTTGACATCCTCATTCCCTTCATTTTCTATATCCATACTTTGTTCACTCTTCTTATCATTTGGATTCACATCTTCCTCAATTGCCTGAACGTTAGCTTCCTCCTTTTTATCCTTCGCCTTTTCTCCATTGATTTCCTCATCATCCTTGATCTTGCgctcttcttccattttcatgaCCTCTGCCTTCACACCAGCACCCTGCTCAATTTCCGGTTCTTTCACTCCATTTTCCTCCCTCTTAGGCAAAGTCTCGTTGGTTTTTTCCAGTTCACTGGTTCCCTTTGTCACAGTCTCAACGGTATTTGTCATTTTATCATCTTCAGTGGTTCCATTTTCCATGGTCTCAACaatacttttcattttatcttctttattGTTCCCATTTTCCATGGTCTCActggtttttgttttcaaatcttCTCCACTGGCTTCATTTTTTGTATTCTCAATGGTATTTTTCGTTGTATCTTCTTCACCCATGATCAATTTAGCTCAAATTTAAATCTACAGAAAACCACAATCTCTTCACTTGCACATCCTTCACCTACTCAAAtgaataaaacaacaaaaaatagagaagTATGTAACCATTCAGTATGAATGCTCAacaagaaagaataaatacATGTAAAAGAACATGCACGatggaaagtaaaaaaaaatataattcctCTTTTTGAATCTAATGCTACTACTCTAATGACGCCCAACTATTTACATCAATACTCCAAACAGAGAGACAAAAGAGCAGGTAAAAGTCTGTAATTAGGAGTACCAATAGATTCAATACTAGATTAGTAGTTTGCTTTGTAGGTGTAGACTACTTCAAGAAagtgttttaaattattgtgcTTCTGTAAGAGAACATCACAATCTTTAAGGTACCTAATGCATCAATCTGAACATACTGATCTGCTAATCAACATTTTCTTGCGGGAATGCTAGAGGATGGAAGAGGCAGCTAAGTTATGATGCCCATAGATTTTAAGCTATGAATAATTCAAAACTTAAATTTCATTCGGTATGAGATAGGTTTGCTATGGATGGAGCTAACTTTTTGTTCAAGTGTGaactagaaataaaaaaagaatgagcATTTTACTATAATACTCCAATTATAAATGAGAACATCATAAGGTTTGATGCAACAATTGATTCTATTTTGATCGAGTTCAATCCAACTATTTTGGggaaaaattgttaaattgcCAATTTGGTCCCTACTCTTTTTTAAAGCTTCAACGCTTATAGGTTTCGATATGGCCATTATAAGTGGATCGAATCTAGTAAATCGCCAATTTCATTACAAGTCGTTATCATAATGGAAATGTGACAAGttctttaatttctgtttATATGACAATAAGCCAATGGTGAGTTTACATATAGGGATAAATATGGTTTAAGGATGACTTGTAAGATACAGCCAAGCCATAAAAGTGTTTGTTTGGTATCTTATCCAGATTCAATTTCTTGTTTCTAGATTCACTTGAGTTCAATGGATTTATATTTAGAGGGggttatttatgaaaaattagtattttgaTTATATTTGTATTCTGTGACTTATaaagtgaaaatttgaaaatagcaATTACATATTTTCAATGTCTTCAGGCTCTAAATCTCCTATCaaagaacattaaaaaaacagtAGAGATATGTAAaacaacaatattttcaattaaaccCCTTGTTTTCAAATTACTGTTTCCGGATCACCACGAACTNcccccccccccccccaacTCGTAGAAGACCCTATTGGTAATTCAACCCTAAAAAATTTTGTGAATGAAAACAAGGTCTGAATTCATCTTTGTTTCTATCCAATTTTAACCTAACCATAACAAAGAATTCACTTCACATCCGAACATAAAAACTAAAGGAACCACTTAAATTCTATTAGCATTAGAAATTCTTCAGAAATGCACAGAGAATTTAAGAAAGTAAGACAAACTCGAAGCAAGCAACATAAATCGAACAATAACATGCAGGCAGAGTTACACTAGAAAAGAGAACAACTAAAATCCCAAATCAACCAAGAAATTTCAACAGTGGGAGTAAATAAGATGAATCATGCATTAAATTCCTTCCACAAAAGAAACTCTCCACTTGGACCTGAGAAAAGTATAACAAAATCAACACAGAGAATTGAAATCCACGAACAAAAACAGCTtcggaataaataaataaaaaacacacTCAAATCACTCAAaatccaaaatgaaaatacaaGATCAGCACAGGAACAGTTGAAGCCCTAATCCAACACATCCAGAACATTACACAGAAACAAACCCCCAAAATTGTGAAGTTTCAAGCAATATAAAAGGCCAtaaagagaagagaacaagCGTAAGACGCTGAAACTCACTGAATTCCAAAGCTTCTGTAATGGATTCGAGCATCGGACAGAAAGTCGTCGGAGTTCTACTGTCTCACTGTCCCTCTCTCAGCTCCGTAGAcatttctcttgtttttcGGCTTCTTTTCGTNtcggttttttttttttttttttttttctttttttgcaaTAAATATATGGCAAGTCTCCTGCTCAGAGTATTTATACTTCGGACGTCAACTCCGGAATTTAGAAGCAGTTAATGCCACGTAGGAGACTTTTGTCAGCTGACGTGTAACCAGTTTTTTTGGGAGGAGGGAATTGGCGGTTGAGATGGAGTTTAAATGGAATCTGGATATTGGACGGTTTGGATCTGAAATTCGTTTATTCTTTCGGGGATCAGAGGGCCCACACACAACATATgtcattttttgttattatttttttttcaaatagattaattaattaattttatataccTTATAATCTCCCCGGTAAcacttaaaatattaatttagtagaaATAAacgttaaaattaatatttaataatatttaacataaaatacaaaaaagaaaatatatttaattttaaagattcaaatcatataaaatattatatatattaaacattaatatatatatatatatatatatatatatatatatatatatataaaataggtTTGTTGATAcctataatattaaaataattaatatatattagatacctggaataaaaatatatatttaaaatttaaatgaaaataatttaaataaaatattatatatttaaatatattttttaacaaatatatgaGTGGAAGAGTGGGAGCAAATTGATTAAAGATtcaataaaactttatttataaaagtttcgATTAATCTTAAATACGTCAAAAGTTGATTTCTAATGTTTCCTCAGCGTGAATAAAACGTTCATTCTCAACACAACGACTAAAGCTTTGGTCTGGTTCGATCTTGATTCTACTTGGGTTCAAATCGATTCAAGGATCAAAATGTCGAATGATTAACGATCAACCATTCGAGGATTTTTTACATGTCCAAAGATGATTTGGGTCTGATTCACATCAAATTTCTTCGATTTAGATGGACTTAGGATTTTCGGCCCTTAGATTTGAGATTACTTTAAGCATGTGTAAGTAGGATTCATGAGTAACTGGGGTTTGTGTATGTTACAAGGCTTATTATGCTATgagatctatctcgagaatCCGCGTATGATGTATGTCTGTTAATCATGATACGATAAGGGGAACGAATTGTagctatgattttaaataatgaataaatgcTAACTATGTAGATGATGTGATGCATCACGAGTTATAACCTATGCTATCTAAACTGTGGGACCtcgtgtatatatatgatcATGAACAAAACGAGATTGTGAAAACTTGAGTAAGTTTAGAAAAATTGTTccgacatttgaagattctcAACATAGATTTTAAGCGATAATTGTTAGTAGTCTTCAAGACATACTTTTTATTCCCAACAACAAAGTGAATTGAAAAGCTTAGTGGTTAAGGTTCTTCTGTTCTAAGAAACTCCCCCTTTAAattgttctttctattttatttatttgtttcgacGATCGTGGGTTATATCCAACATCAAATTCATGATGTATGATCAAGATgccttggttcatatcatctTCCATTATGACTTTGTACGGTGAGGTTATTTTGGCAGAGACTTTACTATCTCGTTTTGCCTCCCTTGCCTAAGCAAATGACGGGCTCGTGGAGGATATTCATGCATGGTACTTGTACATAATACGCTTGATTGAAACTTACAGACTCATGACATGATGCAATAAGGCTCTATGTTATGCAGTGCATACGACTCTAGGTTGATGAATCATTACCGTGATGATTTAATAAATGGTTTTTTCTATCTCGCATGATCGTGATGAATCAAAGAGAATCAAAGAGAATAAAAGAGATAGGATTAACAATCGTACATGCATCCTTTGTGCAGTGCATGCGACTCCacaatgaaatatattttacctGCACAACTTAATTTGAATCGCTCACATCATAGTAGTAGTAACAGCATAAAGGCTGTAAGTCGGctacaaggaaaaaaaaactttgagatAGCTGCATAACAAACGAAATAATAAAGCAACCGAAAATTTCCTACAACATTGAGGTCGATATGTCccagtggttaaggagacagacttgaGATCTGTTGCGCTTTGCCCACGCAGGTTTGAACCCTGTTATTGacgtttgatttattttagcTCGTTCAAACccacaataatttttaaacaattcaACTTTTATTCGAATCTATTTAGGTCGATATGTCGGAGATaaacttgaaatctgttggcTTTGCCAGGTTCGacgtttgatttattttagcTCGATCAAACCcacaattcaataaattttaaaacaattcaaCTTTTATTCGAATCTATCTATTGACTTCAAAATTCCCTACAGCATCGAGGTCGATATgtttgagtggttaaggagacagacttgaaatctgttgggctttgcccgcgcaggttcgaaccCTGCTGTCGacgtttgatttattttaactcGATCAAACCCACAATTCAATATATTGACTTAAAAAATTCCTTATAGCATTGTGGTTGAAAAATTCCTTATAGCATTGTGgttgatatgtttgagtggttaaggagacacaCTTGAAATCTATTGGGCTTCGCCTGATCAGGTTTGATCTCTATTCGatgtttgatatattttagcgagctcaataaattttaattcaacttttattCCTGATCAGGTTTGATCTCTATGTCGatgtttgatatattttagcgagctcaataaattttaattcaacttttattcgaatttaaggagacagacttgaaatctgttgggctttgcccgcgcaAGTGATTTATTTTAGCTCGATCAAACCCAcaattctataaattttaaaacaattcaacttttaggttaaggagacagactgACCATGGGCTCTATTGAGTTcaccgagtggttaaggagacagactgACCATGGGCTCTGAGTGGATTGTTTATTCCAATCTATCTGACTGACCATGGGCTCTGAGTGGATCAAGGTTATATGTCtaagtggttaaggagactgACCATGGGCTCTGAGTGGATCAAGATTATATGTCtaagtggttaaggagactgTCCATGGGCTCTGAGTGGATCTTTATTCCAATCTATCTATTGACTGACCATGGGCTCTGAGTGGATCAAGGTTATATAtctgagtggttaaggagattGACCACTTTTGTTATATGtctgagtggttaaggagactgACCATGGGCTCTGAGTGGATCAAAGTTATATGtctgagtggttaaggagacaccACTTTTATTTGTTGGGGTATGAGTGGATCAAGGTTATATATTAGTTAAGGAGACTTACTTGAAGGTTTGAACCCTGTTGTCAAAgtgaattcaataaattttaaaataattccaCTTTTATTTGTTGGGCTGGGCCGGATCAAGGTTATATGTTGGTTAAGGAGACTGCCTTGAAGGTTTGAACCCTGCTGTCAAagttaattcaataaaattttaaaacagttccatttttatttgttgggCTCGGAGTGGTTAAGGAATCTGACTTGAAATTTTCCGTGCAGGTTTGAACCCTATTGTCaaagtttgatttatttttgctCGGTCAAACccataattcaataaattttaaaacaattccACTTTTATTTGTTGGGCTTTGCCCGTGAAGGTTTGAACCCTTCTGTCaaagtttgatttatttttgctCGATCAAACgcataattcaataaattttaaaacaattccacttttattaattcaacttttattCAAATCTATCTATTGACTTCAAAAATTCACTACAACATAGAGGTCGATATGTCCGAGTAGTTAAGGAGAAAGACTTGAAATCTATTCGGTTTCGCCCGCGCAAGTTTGAACCTTGCTCTCGACGTTTGATTTATTTTCGCTCGATCAAACCTCTTTATTCAAATCAATCTATTGAGTTCAAAAATTTCTTGTAGCATCGAGGTCGATATGtctgagtggttaaggagatagacttgaaatctgttgggctttgcccgcgcaggttcgaatcgtGCTGTGACGTTTGATTTATTTTGGCTCGTTCAAACCcacaattcaataaattttaaaacaattcaaCTTTTATTCGAATCTATCTATTGAGTTCAAAAATTGCCTACAACATCGAGGTCGATATATCCGAGTGGTTAAGAAGACAGACTTGAAATCCTGTTGGGCTTTGCCCGTTTAGGTTTGAACCCTGCTGTCGACGTTTGATTTATTTTGCTCGATCAAACCcacaattcaataaattttaaaacaattcaaCTTTTATTCGAATCTATCTATTGAGTTCAAAAATTCCCTATAACATCGAGGTCGATATATCTGAGAGGTTAAGAagacagacttgaaatttgttGGGCTTTGCTCGTGCAGGTTCGAACCCTACTGTCGacgtttgatttattttatctcGATCAAACCcacaattcaataaattttaaaacaattcaCCTTTTATTCGAATCTATCTATTGAGTTCAAAAATTTCCTACAGCATTGAGGATATGttcgagtggttaaggagacagacatGAAATGACTTGAAATCTGT
Encoded here:
- the LOC111810772 gene encoding glutamic acid-rich protein-like — its product is MGEEDTTKNTIENTKNEASGEDLKTKTSETMENGNNKEDKMKSIVETMENGTTEDDKMTNTVETVTKGTSELEKTNETLPKREENGVKEPEIEQGAGVKAEVMKMEEERKIKDDEEINGEKAKDKKEEANVQAIEEDVNPNDKKSEQSMDIENEGNEDVKDGENEDVKDEVTEDAKDERTEDAKDEGPENAMDEKTEDAKDDNTEDAKTETEDTKDKVEKVDSQMEEDDKELKDKDPNEGKPNKRRKRMSVVKSKGKNQEDEKEEAEIRTPIIDRPVRERKSVERLVASIERHAVKEFQIEKGRGTPLKDIPNVAFKLSRKKADDTFRLLHSIIFGRRGKAFQIKSNISRFSGFVWHGDEEKQKTKVREKIDKCNKEKLLELCDVLDIPVVKATTRKEDIVGKLIEFLIAPHATTTVLTEKEKSSNGKKRKRAVKGEMSTPGDNSSKHPPKSRRKRGNTARSELTKNSSDEDDELEEKEAEEENDKENENEITEKSDDEMSEQPKSEDINDPTDESEEEKPKSSSKSSSRKRGSVRKARSKKARGSNKSDSAKLTAKRTSSSLAKVDDSDASPKVFSRKKNSEKVSKASTPSKSAAKEKPGKKIIKGKDKTKEEKTRPSDDELREAICEILKVVDFTTATFTDILKQLARQFKTDLTPQKSSIKLMIQEELTKLADEAEEEDGNANTEKDGKQVAQEVET